One stretch of Actinacidiphila sp. DG2A-62 DNA includes these proteins:
- the eccB gene encoding type VII secretion protein EccB produces MQTRRDHVQAYQFAVGRLATALVSGDPGRGDSPTRRASLGTFFGVGIVVLLCLGFGVYGLISPAPDHSWRASGAYIVEKETGNRYLYVDGVLRPARNYSSVLLLARDHTAHTVSRGDLDGIPHGAAVGIPGAPDEVPAPAQVLGGSWTRCLRPRFPGGQSVDFSPAAATTAYPDDRQALLAGADGARYLLWQGVKYRVPDQATLVALGLDTDRPTPAPAAWLAAVPTGRALTAVRPAGLGKPAGTVDGRAVTVGQLFTTTTTAGERHYYVMTEAGVARTTATEAALLAAQPHVPQPMSVRAAALAAVRLADDPVMAGALPDVAGAPAVSADGQAVCLAQHIDGAALDTRIVLERGAAASGARPVVVPPGHGLVVRSREDALHKVTHPRTYLVTDDGSAYRLADDDVTAALGLSGLVSMLPDEVIALLPTGPTLTMPGSTGGGGGRV; encoded by the coding sequence ATGCAGACCCGACGCGACCACGTCCAGGCGTACCAGTTCGCCGTCGGCCGGCTGGCCACCGCACTCGTCAGCGGCGACCCGGGCCGCGGCGACAGCCCCACCCGCCGCGCCTCGCTCGGCACCTTCTTCGGCGTCGGCATCGTCGTCCTGCTGTGCCTGGGCTTCGGCGTCTACGGCCTGATCTCCCCGGCCCCCGACCACTCCTGGCGCGCCTCGGGCGCGTACATCGTGGAGAAGGAGACCGGCAACCGCTACCTCTACGTGGACGGCGTGCTGCGCCCGGCCCGCAACTACTCCTCGGTGCTGCTGCTCGCCCGCGACCACACCGCGCACACCGTCTCCCGCGGCGACCTGGACGGCATCCCGCACGGCGCCGCCGTCGGCATCCCCGGCGCGCCCGACGAGGTGCCCGCGCCCGCGCAGGTCCTCGGCGGCTCCTGGACCCGCTGCCTGCGCCCGCGGTTCCCCGGCGGGCAGAGCGTCGACTTCAGCCCGGCGGCTGCCACCACCGCCTACCCCGACGACCGGCAGGCGCTGCTGGCCGGCGCCGACGGCGCCCGCTACCTGCTGTGGCAGGGCGTCAAGTACCGCGTCCCCGACCAGGCGACGCTGGTCGCGCTCGGCCTCGACACCGACCGTCCGACGCCCGCCCCCGCCGCCTGGCTCGCCGCCGTGCCGACCGGCCGCGCGCTGACCGCGGTACGCCCCGCGGGACTCGGCAAGCCCGCGGGCACGGTGGACGGACGGGCCGTCACCGTGGGCCAGTTGTTCACCACGACCACCACGGCCGGCGAACGCCACTACTACGTGATGACCGAGGCAGGGGTGGCCCGTACCACCGCCACCGAGGCCGCGCTGCTGGCCGCGCAGCCGCACGTCCCCCAGCCGATGTCGGTGCGGGCCGCCGCGCTGGCCGCCGTCAGGCTCGCCGACGACCCGGTCATGGCGGGCGCGCTGCCGGACGTCGCGGGCGCCCCCGCGGTCTCCGCCGACGGGCAGGCGGTCTGCCTGGCCCAGCACATCGACGGCGCCGCCCTGGACACCCGGATCGTCCTGGAACGCGGCGCCGCCGCCTCCGGCGCCCGCCCGGTCGTCGTCCCGCCCGGGCACGGCCTGGTCGTCCGCAGCCGCGAGGACGCGCTGCACAAGGTCACCCACCCCAGGACGTACCTGGTCACCGACGACGGCAGCGCCTACCGGCTGGCCGACGACGACGTCACCGCCGCCCTGGGCCTGTCCGGGCTGGTGTCGATGCTGCCCGACGAGGTGATCGCGCTGCTGCCGACCGGGCCCACGCTCACGATGCCCGGCTCGACGGGCGGGGGAGGCGGCCGTGTTTAA
- the eccCb gene encoding type VII secretion protein EccCb: MRFKAAYVSGPAPEPAGGTDPAAARLAAQEVAVFGLDRSGELLSQRAEQAAALAEAARAAEERARPKVGPDGEPLSEESLLEVLVDRLEDASPPARQVWLPPLDSSVSLDQVLPAIVPDPHRGMSAADHPGTGALRFPLGMVDKPYEQSRDLLTADLSGADGHIGLVGAPRTGKSTMLRTLMLSLALTHTPQEIQFYCLDFGGGGLVSTSGLPHVGSVATRLDRDRVHRTVAELTQLLERREAAFAARGLESMAGYRAQRAAGDLDDPYGDVFLVVDGWGTLKQDYEDIEPRVIDMAARGLSFGIHVIGSAVRWSEFRPRLRDLLGTKFELRLGDTLESEVGARAAAAVPHQPGRGLTSSGHHFLAALPRLDSSPHTEDLTAATKEAVAEIDAFWTGRPAPGVRLLPSRLSTAQLPPPEGDLRVCLGWDEQRLEPAWHDFSVNPHLMVFGDNETGKTNVLRLMVDAITSRYTPEEARIMVADPGRGLLTAVPEAYRVGYVVDSEALGQLAASAAVSVGKRVPGADISPENLARRDWWSGPLLFVLIDDYDLFSGAPGSPSPMTPLVPLLAQAPHIGLHLVVSRSTSGAMRAMMDPVLRRLWELGNPALLFSYPKEEGKFIGEAKPRTLPPGRAQLVTRRSVKLMQTGLVAAE, translated from the coding sequence GTGCGGTTCAAGGCCGCCTACGTCTCGGGACCCGCCCCCGAACCGGCCGGCGGGACCGACCCGGCGGCGGCGCGGCTCGCCGCCCAGGAGGTCGCCGTCTTCGGCCTCGACCGCAGCGGCGAACTCCTCTCGCAGCGGGCCGAACAGGCCGCCGCGCTCGCCGAGGCGGCCAGGGCGGCCGAGGAGCGGGCCCGTCCCAAGGTCGGCCCGGACGGCGAACCGCTCAGCGAGGAGAGCCTGCTGGAGGTGCTGGTCGACCGGCTGGAGGACGCCAGCCCGCCGGCCCGCCAGGTGTGGCTGCCGCCGCTGGACTCCTCCGTCAGCCTCGACCAGGTGCTGCCCGCCATCGTGCCGGACCCGCACCGCGGCATGAGCGCCGCCGACCATCCCGGCACGGGCGCGCTGCGCTTCCCGCTCGGCATGGTCGACAAGCCCTACGAGCAGTCCCGCGACCTGCTCACCGCGGACCTGTCCGGAGCGGACGGCCACATCGGCCTGGTCGGCGCGCCGCGCACCGGCAAGTCCACCATGCTGCGCACCCTCATGCTGTCCCTGGCGCTCACCCACACCCCGCAGGAGATCCAGTTCTACTGCCTGGACTTCGGCGGCGGCGGCCTGGTGTCCACCTCGGGCCTGCCGCACGTCGGCTCGGTCGCCACCCGCCTGGACCGCGACCGGGTGCACCGCACCGTCGCCGAGCTGACGCAGCTGCTGGAGCGCCGCGAGGCCGCGTTCGCCGCGCGCGGCCTGGAGTCCATGGCCGGCTACCGGGCGCAGCGCGCGGCCGGCGACCTCGACGACCCCTACGGCGACGTGTTCCTCGTGGTCGACGGCTGGGGCACGCTGAAGCAGGACTACGAGGACATCGAGCCGCGCGTCATCGACATGGCCGCGCGCGGACTGTCCTTCGGCATCCACGTCATCGGCTCCGCGGTGCGCTGGTCGGAGTTCCGGCCCCGGCTGCGGGACCTGCTGGGCACCAAGTTCGAACTGCGGCTCGGCGACACGCTGGAGTCCGAGGTCGGCGCGCGGGCCGCGGCGGCCGTGCCGCACCAGCCGGGACGCGGCCTGACCTCCAGCGGCCACCACTTCCTCGCCGCGCTGCCCCGCCTGGACAGCTCCCCGCACACCGAGGACCTCACCGCCGCCACCAAGGAGGCGGTCGCCGAGATCGACGCGTTCTGGACCGGCCGCCCCGCGCCCGGCGTGCGACTGCTGCCCAGCCGGCTGTCCACCGCTCAACTCCCGCCCCCGGAGGGCGACCTGCGGGTCTGCCTGGGCTGGGACGAGCAGCGCCTCGAACCCGCCTGGCACGACTTCTCGGTCAACCCGCACCTGATGGTGTTCGGCGACAACGAGACCGGCAAGACCAACGTGCTGCGGCTGATGGTCGACGCCATCACCTCCCGCTACACCCCCGAGGAAGCCCGCATCATGGTCGCCGACCCCGGCCGCGGCCTGCTCACCGCGGTCCCCGAGGCGTACCGGGTCGGCTACGTCGTCGACAGCGAGGCGCTCGGCCAACTGGCCGCGAGCGCCGCCGTGTCGGTCGGCAAGCGGGTGCCCGGCGCCGACATCTCGCCGGAGAACCTGGCCCGCCGCGACTGGTGGAGCGGCCCGCTGCTGTTCGTGCTCATCGACGACTACGACCTGTTCTCCGGCGCGCCCGGCTCCCCCTCGCCGATGACGCCGCTGGTGCCGCTGCTCGCCCAGGCCCCGCACATCGGACTCCACCTGGTGGTCAGCCGCAGCACCTCGGGCGCCATGCGGGCGATGATGGACCCGGTGCTGCGCCGCCTGTGGGAACTGGGCAACCCGGCCCTGCTCTTCTCCTACCCGAAGGAGGAGGGCAAGTTCATCGGCGAGGCGAAGCCGCGCACGCTGCCGCCCGGCCGGGCCCAACTCGTCACCCGCCGCTCGGTCAAGCTCATGCAGACCGGACTGGTGGCCGCCGAATGA
- the eccCa gene encoding type VII secretion protein EccCa yields MPDGQTELAEPPVLGEPAGADFSSALMYLPMGLGAGAMVLMFSVRSMGPTTYMMSGMMGVAMISMTLTQVGRQGAERRRRMRAERRDYLRYLAQKRRQARTAAAEQRAALLWDNPDPRDLWAFAMGPRLWERRPSHEDFARVRIGLGIRRAELVFLPPQTKPVEDLEPLTAISLRRFTKAHQTVPDLPIPVALRRFTRVEFAGDGQEALGLMRAMVAQLAVLHAPDEMRIAVLGSPAARAEWDWVKWLPHNAHPEEQDDAGQVRLAAGDHDELMALLGPEVRDRPDHDPDASPNVTEPFVVVIAQGVHLPDSARLVNEGLRNTLLLDATGALRGGEGVLRLTVRDGTVSFPAGDDSSASATADTLSAVAAETLARRLAPLRTGGTVDLTERPLESDFDLTSLLGIRDPRTFDVAGKWRPRQTQSARLRVPLGVTEDGEVVELDLKESAQGGMGPHGLLIGATGSGKSELLRTLVMGLAATHSSEVLNLVLVDFKGGATFLNMDRLPHTSAVITNLADEIHLVDRMRDSINGEMIRRQELLRESGHSSLLDYEKARLAGATLAPLPSLLIIVDEFSELLASKPEFVDLFVSVGRLGRSLGVHLLLASQRLDESRIHKVEGHLSYRLALRTFSSMESRSVIGVSHAYELPPAPATAI; encoded by the coding sequence ATGCCCGACGGGCAGACGGAGCTGGCCGAGCCTCCGGTACTCGGTGAGCCGGCCGGTGCGGATTTCAGCTCCGCCCTGATGTACCTGCCGATGGGCCTGGGCGCCGGCGCCATGGTGCTGATGTTCAGCGTCCGCAGTATGGGCCCGACGACGTACATGATGTCCGGGATGATGGGCGTCGCCATGATCAGCATGACGCTGACCCAGGTGGGCCGCCAGGGCGCCGAACGCCGCCGCCGGATGCGGGCCGAACGCCGCGACTACCTCCGCTACCTGGCGCAGAAGCGCCGCCAGGCCAGGACCGCCGCCGCCGAGCAGCGGGCCGCCCTGCTCTGGGACAACCCCGACCCGCGCGACCTGTGGGCGTTCGCGATGGGACCGCGGCTGTGGGAACGCCGCCCCAGCCACGAGGACTTCGCCCGGGTCAGGATCGGCCTGGGCATCCGCCGCGCGGAACTGGTGTTCCTGCCGCCCCAGACCAAACCCGTCGAGGACCTCGAACCGCTCACCGCGATCTCGCTGCGCCGCTTCACCAAGGCCCACCAGACCGTCCCCGACCTGCCCATCCCGGTGGCGCTGCGCCGCTTCACCCGGGTGGAGTTCGCCGGCGACGGCCAGGAGGCGCTCGGCCTGATGCGGGCGATGGTCGCCCAGCTCGCCGTCCTGCACGCGCCCGACGAGATGCGCATCGCGGTGCTCGGCAGCCCCGCCGCCCGCGCCGAGTGGGACTGGGTCAAGTGGCTGCCGCACAACGCCCACCCCGAGGAGCAGGACGACGCCGGCCAGGTCCGGCTGGCGGCCGGCGACCACGACGAGCTGATGGCACTGCTCGGCCCCGAGGTGCGCGACCGCCCCGACCACGACCCCGACGCCTCGCCGAACGTCACCGAGCCCTTCGTGGTGGTCATCGCGCAGGGCGTCCACCTGCCCGACAGCGCCCGGCTGGTGAACGAGGGCCTGCGCAACACGCTGCTGCTGGACGCCACCGGCGCGCTGCGCGGCGGCGAGGGTGTGCTGCGGCTGACGGTGCGCGACGGCACGGTCAGCTTCCCCGCCGGCGACGACTCCTCCGCATCGGCCACCGCCGACACGCTCAGCGCCGTGGCCGCCGAGACGCTCGCCCGGCGCCTCGCGCCGCTGCGCACCGGCGGCACCGTCGACCTCACCGAACGCCCGCTGGAGTCCGACTTCGACCTGACGTCGCTGCTCGGCATCCGCGACCCGCGCACCTTCGACGTGGCCGGCAAGTGGCGGCCGCGCCAGACGCAGTCGGCCCGGCTGCGGGTGCCGCTCGGCGTCACCGAGGACGGCGAGGTCGTCGAGCTGGACCTCAAGGAGTCCGCGCAGGGCGGTATGGGCCCGCACGGCCTGCTGATCGGCGCCACCGGCTCCGGCAAGAGCGAACTGCTGCGCACCCTGGTGATGGGCCTGGCCGCCACCCACTCCTCCGAGGTCCTCAACCTCGTCCTGGTCGACTTCAAGGGCGGCGCGACCTTCCTCAACATGGACCGCCTCCCGCACACCTCGGCCGTCATCACCAACCTCGCCGACGAGATCCACCTCGTGGACCGCATGCGCGACTCCATCAACGGCGAGATGATCCGCCGTCAGGAACTGCTGCGCGAGTCCGGCCACTCCTCGCTGCTGGACTACGAGAAGGCCCGGCTGGCCGGCGCCACCCTCGCGCCGCTGCCCTCGCTGCTCATCATCGTCGACGAGTTCTCCGAACTGCTCGCCAGCAAGCCGGAGTTCGTCGACCTGTTCGTCTCCGTCGGACGCCTCGGCCGCAGTCTCGGCGTCCATCTGCTGCTCGCCTCGCAGCGGTTGGACGAGAGCCGCATCCACAAGGTGGAGGGCCACCTGTCCTACCGGCTGGCCCTGCGCACCTTCTCCTCGATGGAGTCCCGCAGCGTCATCGGCGTCTCGCACGCCTACGAACTGCCGCCGGCCCCGGCAACGGCTATCTGA
- the eccD gene encoding type VII secretion integral membrane protein EccD has translation MTTASVVPAAGTGTEVCRLTVLGPGGKADLAVPVTLPVSALLPVLVEHVVSDVRDRGAPWALQRLGEPPLDPDGTPAGLGLRHGDVLHLRPVDEPLPTLHFDDIADGVAHVVGAQPGRWRPELTRALALTMAALAVAFLALALVSGGPGDFAGYGSGITAVLFAAACAVGARFTADRGAVLTAGIAAMAMAGLAGLAFRTGPGGGFDPGVPGLLVAAGCVTAVAVALIALRAMPFLLPGTAVVVAAAAASAIGLRAAFDWRAGQAVAVVGVALFVLGHFAPRISLRAARLRVPQLPHNAAELQEDTDPEPQERVERRVAAATSYLDALSIGFALSFAVVFWFTTREHGWIGWALPLVLGAAVLLRSRGLSGTLQRVPTVVAAGAGLALLLLQQWTTGGPGQRGVAVALLALTAVALLAAAWRLPSTRLLPVWGHSGDIAELLVAMALLPLLLQLLHVYARLRHMTS, from the coding sequence ATGACCACTGCCTCCGTGGTTCCCGCCGCCGGGACCGGCACCGAGGTGTGCCGGCTGACCGTCCTCGGCCCCGGCGGCAAGGCCGACCTCGCCGTCCCCGTCACGCTGCCGGTCTCCGCGCTGCTGCCGGTCCTGGTCGAGCACGTGGTCTCCGACGTACGCGACCGGGGCGCGCCGTGGGCGCTGCAACGCCTCGGCGAGCCGCCGCTCGACCCGGACGGCACCCCCGCCGGGCTCGGCCTGCGGCACGGCGACGTGCTCCACCTGCGGCCGGTCGACGAGCCGCTGCCCACGCTGCACTTCGACGACATCGCCGACGGCGTCGCCCACGTGGTCGGCGCCCAGCCGGGACGCTGGCGACCGGAGCTGACCCGCGCGCTCGCACTGACCATGGCCGCCCTCGCCGTCGCCTTCCTCGCGCTCGCCCTGGTCAGCGGCGGTCCCGGCGACTTCGCCGGCTACGGCTCGGGCATCACCGCGGTGCTGTTCGCGGCGGCCTGCGCGGTCGGCGCCCGGTTCACCGCCGACCGCGGCGCGGTGCTGACCGCGGGCATCGCCGCGATGGCCATGGCCGGACTGGCCGGACTCGCCTTCCGGACCGGCCCCGGCGGCGGCTTCGACCCCGGCGTGCCCGGCCTGCTGGTCGCCGCGGGCTGCGTCACCGCCGTCGCCGTCGCGCTGATCGCACTGCGCGCCATGCCCTTCCTGCTGCCCGGCACCGCGGTCGTCGTCGCCGCCGCGGCGGCCTCCGCCATCGGACTGCGCGCCGCCTTCGACTGGCGGGCCGGCCAGGCCGTCGCCGTCGTCGGGGTCGCCCTCTTCGTCCTCGGCCACTTCGCGCCGCGCATCTCGCTGCGCGCGGCACGGCTGCGGGTCCCGCAACTCCCGCACAACGCGGCGGAGTTGCAAGAGGACACCGACCCCGAGCCGCAGGAGCGGGTGGAGCGCCGGGTGGCCGCCGCCACCTCCTACCTGGACGCCCTCAGCATCGGCTTCGCGCTGTCCTTCGCCGTCGTCTTCTGGTTCACGACCCGCGAACACGGCTGGATCGGCTGGGCGTTGCCGCTCGTGCTGGGCGCCGCCGTGCTGCTGCGCTCGCGCGGCCTGTCCGGCACCCTCCAGCGGGTGCCCACCGTCGTCGCCGCCGGCGCTGGCCTCGCGCTGCTGCTCCTGCAGCAGTGGACCACCGGCGGCCCCGGCCAGCGCGGCGTCGCCGTCGCGCTGCTGGCGCTGACCGCCGTCGCCCTGCTCGCCGCCGCCTGGCGGCTGCCGTCCACCCGGCTGCTGCCGGTGTGGGGCCACAGCGGCGACATCGCCGAACTGCTCGTCGCGATGGCGCTGCTGCCTCTGCTCCTGCAACTGCTGCACGTGTACGCGCGGTTGCGCCACATGACCAGCTGA